A stretch of the Leptidea sinapis chromosome 17, ilLepSina1.1, whole genome shotgun sequence genome encodes the following:
- the LOC126969076 gene encoding ADP-ribosylation factor-like protein 6-interacting protein 1 — protein MISDINQDLQVKKLKKFLEGWRLALVPLNSVLLWEQHWHPCAIIATASVIYFIIWLIDMSTLATFAIIGSLINLIDFVIPIISNSICKPDSWTGQNEKIFEDICKNIVSNYNLTWEKINNFYSMRGNSPIMYYIISISMLCVLAWMASSINNVFLLYLFTTVLLLWPGIQHKGIFNTLLSMINMAPKKAMKSE, from the exons ATGATATCGGACATAAATCAG gatCTACAAGTCAAGAAGTTGAAGAAATTCTTAGAAGGATGGCGTTTGGCTCTTGTACCTTTAAATTCTGTTCTTTTGTGGGAGCAACATTGGCACCCTTGTGCCATTATTGCTACAGCTTCTGTGATTTACTTTATAATTTGGCTTATTGATATGAGTACCCTTGCAACTTTTGCAATTATTGGctctttaattaatttgattgattttgtTATTCCCATTATAAGCAACTCCATTTGCAAACCTGATTCCTGGACTGgccaaaatgaaaaaatatttgaagataTTTGCAAGAATATTGTAAGCAACTACAATTTAACAtgggagaaaataaataacttctATTCTATGAGAGGAAATAGCCCAATTATG TACTACATTATATCTATCAGCATGCTGTGTGTGTTGGCATGGATGGCATCTTCAATCAATAATGTCTTTCTTCTCTATCTCTTTACAACTGTATTGCTTTTGTGGCCAGGCATTCAACACAAAGGAATTTTCAACACTTTATTGTCAATGATCAACATGGCACCAAAAAAGGCTATGAAATCAGAATAG
- the LOC126969079 gene encoding uncharacterized protein LOC126969079: protein SSNWSKNVSSEVPEWDGEAATLCPAETYLPAPGPAGHSISGDVTPVSMNSELDLFSNDATAGSLTDHDLLSADGEEDEETLSAEGCSTPVKIIKNDLGPSASHTLKPDPCLRANVPHLYGLTMQTKHAFYKDLPSSSKNFTTECDSKKCSKDRIQYTSEIDSLNLQGKELQCRSNVLGTPRRYSDSVAQKSVSQTVSGTRFTTTLVREDWVGNSENAAGDDKTDGNTADTPLRTLVTKAQSTNIKPGFNISDP from the exons AGTAGCAATTGGAGTAAAAATGTGTCGAGCGAGGTCCCCGAGTGGGACGGGGAGGCGGCCACCTTGTGCCCGGCGGAAACCTACCTGCCCGCTCCCGGGCCCGCAG GACATTCAATTAGCGGCGACGTGACGCCGGTCTCGATGAACTCGGAGCTGGACCTCTTCAGCAACGACGCGACGGCCGGCTCGCTCACCGACCACGACTTATTG AGTGCAGATGGCGAAGAAGACGAAGAGACATTATCGGCAGAAGGGTGCAGTACGCCCGTCAAGATCATAAAGAATGACCTCGGCCCGAGCGCCTCGCACACGCTCAAGCCGGACCCGTGTCTAAGAGCGAACGTCCCACACCTTTACGGCCTAACAATGCAAACGAAGCACGCCTTCTACAAGGACCTACCTTCCAGCAGTAAAAACTTCACAACGGAGTGTGACAGCAAGAAGTGTTCCAAAGACAGGATACAGTACACGAGTGAGATAGACTCGTTGAATCTGCAAGGCAAGGAGCTGCAGTGCAGGAGCAATGTGCTCGGTACTCCCAGACGGTACAGTGACAGTGTGGCGCAGAAGTCTGTCAGTCAGACTGTGTCCGGGACTAGATTTACTACTACCCTGGTGCGCGAAGACTGGGTGGGGAACTCCGAGAATGCCGCCGGTGACGACAAAACCGACGGTAACACCGCAGACACCCCGCTCAGAACTTTAGTAACAAAGGCTCAAAGCACTAACATTAAACCGGGCTTCAATATATCTGATCCATGA